From one Trifolium pratense cultivar HEN17-A07 linkage group LG1, ARS_RC_1.1, whole genome shotgun sequence genomic stretch:
- the LOC123892251 gene encoding protein MAINTENANCE OF MERISTEMS-like, which produces MDTIGMHGLELSGYSFLDPALLSTFVERWHGKTSSFHMLSGEMTVTLDDVQCLLNPPIKGRVLDHKGIPTKTEGVDLMIKHMGSTREEAEHEVKTTKGAHARFVYLKELLEKHTTVVNKVEVDGDKDTFERFGLGSHICMAWGTAALTFLYQELTNGIVPSCKYVAGYMTLLQVWIYDYFVDTGGSLDTQYEQQYPQATKYDPTKGQSIHMSMEKMMDRLLPYDITWTPYKDHRDVCPFEDIALYSGWIRCGPIKVRYLPELVLQQFGYVQTIPRHPDSAANILDTPMPVESDVAMLGRLASIRDILDGVMHSDEVPNSSRVYAELQSAYTLTFVPNQGGPGSSSQH; this is translated from the exons ATGGACACCATAGGAATGCATGGGCTGGAACTAAGTGGATACTCGTTTCTTGATCCCGCGCTGTTGTCTACTTTTGTGGAGCGATGGCACGGGAAGACCAGTAGCTTCCATATGCTGAGCGGGGAGATGACAGTCACGCTAGATGACGTGCAATGCCTTCTGAATCCACCCATTAAGGGACGTGTGCTAGATCATAAAGGTATCCCGACCAAAACTGAGGGTGTTGACCTAATGATTAAGCATATGGGATCAACTCGGGAGGAAGCTGAGCACGAGGTTAAAACAACCAAGGGTGCACATGCAAGGTTCGTATATTTGAAGGAACTCCTAGAAAAACACACGACAGTAGTCAACAAAGTTGAGGTGGACGGTGACAAGGACACTTTTGAGAG ATTTGGATTAGGTTCACACATATGCATGGCATGGGGCACTGCTGCCCTAACGTTCCTTTACCAGGAGTTGACAAACGGCATTGTTCCGTCCTGCAAATATGTGGCAGGATACATGACGTTGTTACAG GTTTGGATCTACGACTACTTTGTGGACACCGGAGGGTCTTTGGATACGCAATACGAACAACAATACCCCCAAGCTACCAAATATGATCCGACAAAGGGGCAGTCAATCCATATGTCAATGGAGAAAATGATGGATCGGTTGCTTCCATATGACATCACATGGACTCCTTACAAGGACCACCGAGATGTTTGCCCCTTTGAGGATATAGCTTTGTACTCCGGTTGGATCAGGTGTGGGCCGATCAAAGTAAGGTATCTACCAGAGCTGGTGTTACAGCAGTTTGGCTACGTGCAGACCATTCCCCGTCATCCAGATTCTGCTGCGAATATATTGGACACG CCTATGCCTGTTGAGTCTGATGTTGCTATGCTTGGTAGATTGGCTAGCATCCGAGACATACTCGACGGTGTTATGCATAGCGATGAAGTTCCAAACAGCTCTCGTGTTTACGCCGAACTCCAGTCTGCATACACTTTGACATTTGTACCAAATCAGGGTGGACCCGGTTCTAGTAGTCAACATTAG